A genomic window from Anoplolepis gracilipes chromosome 6, ASM4749672v1, whole genome shotgun sequence includes:
- the Deltacop gene encoding coatomer subunit delta translates to MVLIAAAVCTKAGKTIISRQFVEMTKARIEGLLAAFPKLMSSGKQHTFVETESVRYVYQPLEKVYMLLITTKASNILEDLETLRLFARVLPEYCSSMDELEIAENAFNLIFAFDEIVALGYRENVNLAQIRTFVEMDSHEEKVYQAVRMTQEREAKNKMREKAKELQRQRMMEANKKGGVKSPGFGGGYGSGSTPATPAVGDSANLVAELFRPSYKPKQKPVNAGPGAMKLGGKSRDVDSFVDQLKEEGENVVSGPLAASGTKLAPITPQIMNAELVHLRQEERLNVRVGRDGGLQNFELHGLVTLHISDEKWGRIRVQVENRDTRGIQLQTHPNVDKELFRAHGQIGLKVPTKPFPLNTDVGVLKWRFQAQDETALPISINCWPSENGEGGCDVNIEYELEQADLELNDVQINIPLSIGCNPIVSECDGQYTHEARRNTLVWSLPVIDASTKSGSMEFSAPSSTPSDFFPLHISFTSKTPYAKIKVSEVLLVEDESPVKYSVESVFFTDNYEVV, encoded by the exons ATG GTACTCATCGCCGCTGCGGTATGCACCAAAGCCGGGAAGA cCATAATTTCTCGACAGTTTGTCGAAATGACGAAGGCGAGAATAGAGGGCCTACTCGCTGCATTCCCGAAACTGATGAGCTCGGGTAAACAGCATACATTTGTAGAAACTGAATCCGTCAGATATGTTTATCAGCCCCTTGAGAAAGTATATATGTTACTTATCACAACTAAGGCCAGCAATATTTTGGAGGATCTGGAAACTTTAAGGCTCTTTGCGAGAGTG ctACCAGAATATTGCAGCTCAATGGATGAACTTGAAATAGCAGAGAATGcgttcaatttaatatttgcgtTTGATGAGATAGTTGCACTAGGCTACAGAGAGAATGTTAATTTAGCACAAATCAGAACTTTTGTAGAAATGGATTCACATGAAGAAAAGGTTTATCAAGCAGTCAGAATGACACAAGAACGCgaagctaaaaataaaatgcgcgAGAAAGCTAAAGAATTACAGAGGCAAAGAATGATGGAAGCTAACAAGAAGGGAGGAGTTAAAAGTCCTGGATTTGGTGGTGGATATGGAAGTGGTAGCACCCCAGCTACTCCAGCTGTCGGCGATTCAGCTAATCTTGTGGCTGAACTATTTAGACCTTCCTATAAGCCCAAACA gaAACCAGTTAATGCTGGACCAGGTGCAATGAAATTGGGTGGTAAATCTCGCGATGTGGACTCTTTCGTTGATCAATTGAAGGAGGAGGGAGAAAATGTCGTGTCAGGGCCTCTTGCTGCTTCTGGAACGAAATTAGCGCCAATCACCCCTCAAATAATGAACGCAGAATT AGTTCACTTGAGGCAAGAGGAGAGACTCAACGTACGTGTCGGTCGGGACGGAGGCTTACAGAACTTCGAGTTGCACGGCTTAGTGACTTTACACATCTCCGACGAGAAATGGGGACGTATCCGTGTACAAGTTGAGAACAGGGACACAAGAGGTATTCAATTACAGACTCATCCAAACGTGGACAAGGAATTGTTCAGAGCACATGGACAAATAGGTTTGAAAGTACCTACAAAACCATTTCCGCTAAACACTGACGTTGGTGTGTTGAAATGGCGTTTCCAAGCCCAAGATGAAACAGCTTTACCAATTTCAA TAAATTGTTGGCCTTCTGAAAACGGAGAGGGTGGCTGCGACGTGAATATCGAATACGAATTGGAGCAAGCTGACCTCGAATTGAACGACGTCCAGATAAACATTCCTCTATCTATCGGATGCAATCCTATCGTTAGCGAATGCGACGGACAGTATACGCACGAGGCACGACGAAATACGTTAGTTTGGTCCTTGCCGGTGATCGATGCTTCGACGAAATCTGGCTCGATGGAATTTTCGGCTCCCTCTTCTACACCTTCAGACTTCTTCCCACTTCATATCTCGTTTACCTCTAAAACGCCGTATGCCAAAATCAAG GTTAGCGAAGTTCTGCTTGTAGAAGATGAGAGCCCTGTTAAGTATTCGGTAGAATCTGTATTCTTTACTGATAATTATGAAGTTGTATAA
- the LOC140666484 gene encoding uncharacterized protein: MENQVHSELIMMKEERDEEDIKEGRCSTESNKSITPDPLAIGIRPKPLICKPENVSIGCKSEPIERKWQWAPGAWQDATRTSAFQPYKPPTLLTNLQRGNTQTQIHQLYVENDITFHTLAGQGELTPEHIYSNPVDATDEKGLTGLMWASAYGQLGTVRQLLKRNAKINRPGNKAETSLHLAAAYGHYDVVKLLLNHGADPNACDEDGNTPLIYGAYYDHPRVCYELLTKGAEVTHTNFSNISAYKAAIMNNSINAKAVIENHLIPQIINIPTDEL; encoded by the exons ATGGAGAATCAGGTACATTCGGAATTGATTATGATGAAGGAGGAACGGGACGAGGAGGACATAAAGGAAGGTCGGTGTTCCACCGAAAGCAACAAGAGCATCACACCTGACCCTTTGGCGATCGGGATAAGACCGAAGCCTTTAATCTGCAAGCCGGAGAACGTGAGCATCGGATGCAAGTCAGAGCCGATCGAGAGGAAGTGGCAGTGGGCTCCAGGAGCCTGGCAAGATGCAACCAGGACTAGTGCATTTCAACCATACAAG ccaCCCACGTTACTTACAAATCTGCAAAGAGGCAATACTCAGACCCAGATACATCAGCTCTATGTCGAGAATGATATCACGTTTCATACTTTGGCGGGTCAAGGGGAACTTACACCCGAGCatatatattcaa ATCCAGTAGATGCGACTGATGAAAAAGGCTTAACAGGATTGATGTGGGCCAGTGCTTATGGACAATTAGGTACCGTTAGACAACTGCTCAAGAggaatgctaaaataaatcgCCCTGGAAATAAAGCAGAGACAAGTTTGCATTTAGCAGCTGCTTATGGTCATTACGACgttgttaaattattgttaaatcatGGTGCTGATCCTAATGCGTGTGATGAG GATGGTAATACACCACTAATCTATGGAGCATATTACGATCATCCACGTGTGTGTTATGAATTGTTAACAAAGGGTGCAGAAGTAACACATACCAACTTTTCCAATATAAGTGCTTACAAGGCAgcaattatgaataattcgATAAATG CTAAAGCAGTTATTGAAAATCACTTGATaccacaaattataaatataccaaCAGATGAATTGTaa